The genome window ATAAGTGCTAATCTTTATGATATACTATAAATCATTACTACTTTGGCTAGATTGCAAAAAGTTCAAAAAATGTATTATTTTTTGGTAAAATTTTTAAATTGCCGATGTTAGACAAGTTGGCTGGTATAGGTCAAAAGCTTGGTCCGGGTCTGCGCCAGGTACTCAGCAACATAGCTTGGCTGTTCACTGACCAAATCTTGCAGATGGGTCTAGGTCTGGTTGTAGGCCTTTGGGTGGCTCGCTATCTTGGTCCCACACAATTTGGATTGCTCAACTACGCGATCGCCTTTGTGTCGCTGTTTAGTTCGGTAGCAACTATGGGCTTGGGTACTCTGGTAGTGAGGAATATCGCTCGCGACCCTGAATGCAAAAATGAAACCCTGGGAACTGCCTTCGGACTGCAATTTACTGGTGGCTGCATCACTTTGGTGTTAACTGTCACCGTGATTGCGCTACTCAAGCCCAACGACACTCTGACTCGGTGGCTGGTAGGTATCATCGCAGCAGGAACTATATTTAATGCTTTTGAGGCTATAAATTTTTGGTTTCAGTCCCAAATCCAGTCTAAATATACAGTGTTGGCTAAAAATTCGGTATGTTTTTTAGTTGCTGCTGTCAGAATTGGGTTAGTGACAATTAAAGCCCCCCTGCTTGCCTTCGCCTGGGTTCGATTGGCAGAGGTAGCATTGGTAGGAATGGCTTATGTATATTTTTATAAGCTTACTGGCAATAAAATTAAGGATTGGCAATTCAGTTGGGATCGGTCTAAGGAACTGCTATCAGAGAGTTGGCCGATAATTTTATCGGGATTGGCAATTTATCTGTACTCAAAAACCGATCAGATCATGCTCGGTGCGATGAATAAAAATGCTGAACTGGGCTATTATGCTGCCGCTGTTAAAATTTCTGAAATCTGCGATTTCTTGCCGATGATTTTATCAAGCTCTATTTTTCCCAAACTAGCGAATTTGAGAAAGACAAATTATGAAGAATATCTAAATAAATTTCAAATTTACTCGGATATTATGATATTTTTATGGTTGGGAGTGGCCATACCGATATCATTACTTTCTCCATGGATAGTGCATCTGCTTTACGGTGAAAACTATGCGAAGTCAGCAGCGGTACTCTCACTATATGTTTGGGCCCAATTTGGCAGTAACTTTGGAGTAGCACGGAGTACATATTTGAACATAGAAGCTCAGTTGCGCTACGGTCTTTACTTGACTGTAGTCGGCTCTATTTTTAATGTAGCGTTGAACTTTTGGCTGATTCCAAAGTATGGAGCTTTTGGAGCAACAATGGCTACTCTGATAACTTATTTTTACGTGATTATATTAGTCAATTTCCTGATTAAGGAATTGCGCCCCTTCGCAAATTTCATCTGGCGATCCCTTAACTTATACAAGGCAGCTTGTAGAATCAGAGGATTAGTAAAGTGATTCAAATTAAACCTAAAATCGAACAGCGCTCCAATTGCCCCTATTGCGGGACGCAACTCAATCCCAAAAATATTTTGTGGCAAGGGATACATATTCTTCTGGACTGTAAGTGCGGGGGATGTGGCAGCGAAATAATCGACGAGTTGAGAGTAGGTCATGGAGTCACAAACTCTGTCCAAGTTGATACAAACAAAGGTGAAGTTTTTGCAAAAGTTGCTAACACAAAAGAATGGCTAGGCAAACCATTACTCAATTCGCTCCAAAATCCTCAACCAGATAAACTTGAGATTGTAAAAGAGATTTTTAAACCCTGCAAGCGGGTAATTATATTAAACTGTATCGATCATCTTTATGGTCACTCTCTGCTCAAGTTGCTAAATGCACAAAGGCACTTAGAATGCAACTCAGACTGCGGGTTAGTTGTGATAGTTCCTAAATTTCTAAGGTGGATGGTTCCTGATGAAGTTGCAGAAGTCTGGACAGTACCTATTTCTTTAAAAAATGGTCAAACTTACTATCCTAGCTTCGCCGAGTTTGTTGAGGAAGAAACTAAACGCTTTGATGAAATTTATGTCAGTGAAGCCCATTCTCATCCTAGTCAGTTTGACATCACGCGGTTTACTAGAGTTCCCAAACACAAATTTAATGAACCAGAAACAGAAACAAGAATTACTTTTATTTGGCGGGAAGATCGTTTATTAGTTAACAGTGGGCTGTTCCGAGTTCTGAAAAAGCTAAATCAACGAGAAAGGGCATTGCCATTGCAAAATTTTAAAATTCAGCAGTTATTTGAGAAAATCAGGTTGCAATTACCAGAAGCAAAATTTGCAGTAGCTGGTTTGGGGACAAAAACTAATTTCCCAGAATGGATTGAAGATTACAGAGTGGATAGTTTTAATGAAAAAGTTGAAAAGGAAATATGCCGTGTTTATTCACAAAGCCGCTTAGTAATTGGTCTTCACGGCTCTAATATGTTGCTACCTTCGGCTCATGCTGGTATGACAATTGATTTGATAGATGAGCGTTGGGGGAACTTTGCCCAAGATATTTTATACCAAGAAAGTGACCCGAGAATGGCTAGTTTTCGCTATAGATTTTTGCCCTATCAGACTAGCAATGATACACTGGCATTCATAGCGGCTGTGATGCTTCAGAAGTGGTTTAAATTTAAATCGCAGATGACTGCCGATCTTGTTAATTCAGATGTTGAAGACTACTAAAAAAAGTAGAGTCGAAGAAATGTTCAATTACCAAATCCAAACACCCGTCGCTTTTATCATCTTCAAACGTCCAGATACAACGGCTAGAGTATTTGAGGCAATTCGTCAGGCAAAACCTCCCAAATTGCTAGTAATTGCTGACGGCCCACGTCCAGATAGGGCTGGAGAAGATCGAGAATGTGCTGCGGCTAGAGCTATTATTGACCAAGTAGATTGGGACTGCGAAGTTTTGAAGAATTACGCAGACGTAAATCTCGGTTGTCGCCTGCGGGTTTCTAGCGGTATGAATTGGGTGTTCGATCAAGTTGAAGAGGCAATTATTCTTGAGGATGACTGTCTCCCTCATCCTACTTTTTTCCGCTTCGCTGAAGAATTGCTGGAGCGTTACCGAGACGCTCGGCGGATTCTGTCAATCTCTGGTCAAAATGTTCAGTTTGGGCGAAAAAGAACTGATTATAGTTACTACTTTTCTCGCTATAATCACTGCTGGAGCTGGGCGAGTTGGAGGCGAGCTTGGCAGCATTATGATTTAGATATGAAGTTGTGGCCGGAAATTCGGGATGGTAATTTTTTGATGGATGTACTGGGAGACTCCCATGCTGTAAAAGTTTGGACAAATACTTTTCAGCTTTGTTATGAAAAAAAATTACAGAGTTGGGCTTTTCAGTGGACATTTGCTAGTTTTATTCAAAATGGTATGAATATTCTTGCAAATGTCAATTTAGCTTCTAATATCGGACATGGTGTAGGGGGAACTAATACGGAGGATGTCAACAGTCCTTATAGTAATATGCCTGTAGAAGCTATAATATTTCCGATGAAACACCCAGCCTTTGCCATCCGGGATGTGCAAGCAGATAATTTTACTGAAAACACTTTATATGATTACGATCCGCCCTTGCTAAGGAAGGTGCAAAAAAAAGTCAATAAAATTTTTAAAAAATCAGGCAAAGTCAGCTAGAAATTTAGAGAAAAGGCAGGGGAAATGAAGGTTGTACTTCTCAATAGTTCTGATAGTGAAGGGGGGGCTGCCCGCGCCGCTTATCGACTGCACCAAGGTTTTCAGGGGATTGGTGTGTCTTCGCAAATGCTGGTCAAAAATAAGAGTAGTGGCGATCGCAATGTAATTTCGTCGCAGAATAGTATTGCGAATAAGTTTGACAAGATTATTTCAACTTTATCTAACGCACCCTTGCGATTTTATCCTGAGAGAAACCCAGGTATATTTTCTACGCAATGGCTGCCCGATTCTCTCCCGGATCAAGTTGCCAAACTCGAACCGGATATTATTAATTTGCACTGGGTTTGTGGAGGTTATTTACAAGTAGAAAGTATTCCGAAGTTTAATCAACCCTTAGTCTGGACGCTCCATGATATGTGGCCTTTTACAGGTGGATGTCATTATAGTGAAGATTGCGATCGCTACACTCAATCTTGTGGTAGTTGTCCGCAACTTCACAATAATAAAGATTCGGATCTGTCGCGGTGGGTGTGGCAGCGGAAAGCTAAAGCTTGGAAAAAGCTTAACCTAACTCTGGTTAGCCCTAGTGTTTGGTTAGCTAAATGCGCTAATTCTAGTTCTTTATTCAAAAATTTTCGAGTTGAAGTAATTCCTAATGGCATCAATACTCAAAAGTACAAACCCATAAATCGTCACTGGGCGCGAGCAATTCTGAATTTACCTCAAGATAAACAAATTGTACTCTTTGGAGGTGCAGGTGGAACGGGCGATCGCTGGAAAGGATTTAACTTGCTCGTACCCGCTTTACAAAGCCTCAGTAAATCAGGCTGGAAAGATCGGATAGAGTTGCTGGTTTTTGGATCTTCTGAACCCGAAAATCCCATTGAACTTGGTTTTAAAACTAACTATTTGGGGAGACTAGCCGATGATATTTCCCTAGCAACGGTTTATGCAGCAGCAGATATTTTCGTTGCCCCTTCTGTGATAGATAACTTGCCAAATACAGTGATGGAAGCCCTTGCTTGCGGCATCCCCAGCGCCGCATTCCATATCGGGGGGCTGCCCGATATGATCGAACACTGCTCAAATGGCTATTTAGCTAAACCTTATGAAACAGAAGACTTAGCGCGAGGAATTGCTTGGGTTTTAGAAGATCCAAATCGGCATCAAAAACTTTGTATTCGCGCCCGCCAGAAAGTGGAAAAAGAATTCACCTTACAGATACAAGCAAAGCGCTATTTATCTATTTTTAACGAACTTTTGTCAACTCTCAAGTAAAGACAAAAGTTATGATTTGTTCAGCAATCTTTTTACATTAACTATCGCTAAAAGCAGCCAAATTGGGAATAATGAACCGTACTAAAATCGCCGCGCTTTTAACTTGCTTCAACCGCAAAGAGAAAACATTAGCTTGCTTAGATGCTCTTTTTAAGCAGGCACTTCCAGCAGATGTTGATATTTTAGGCTATCTAGTCGATGATGCCAGCACAGACGGAACCAGCGAGGCAGTTCGTCAAACCTATCCTCAAGTCAAGATTTTTTCCGGAGATGGGAACTTATTTTGGAACGGGGGAATGCGTGGGGCTTTTACCGAAGCAATGAAAGATGATCCCGACTACTACCTATGGTTAAATGATGACACTCTTATTTATCCAGAAACCGTAAGTGTCTTGCTAGAAACCACTCAAAAATTATCAGAAAAAGGAGAAACCAAAGCAATCGTTTCCGGTTCTACCTGCGACCCGGAAACGGGTCAAACAACATACGGCGGTGTGGTGCGAAATAACCCTTTGCACCCATTCCGATATGGTATTCTAGAACCAACAAAAGAGCCTCAGATGTGCGATACTATGCACGGCAACTGCGTATTAATTCCCCGCAGTGTTGTGCAAACGGTCGGCAACCTCGATCCGGCTTTTGTCCATTATATTGGCGATTGGGATTATGGTTTACGAGCCAGACAGAAAGGATGTACAGTTTGGATTGCTCCTGGCTATTTAGGCACTTGTTCTCTCAACCCCCAGGTGACCAAAACGGCTGCTGATAATTTAAGTGAAGGATTGGATAAAATGAGCAAACCGAAAGGTTTATCCTTCAAAGATACTACCCTGCAACCGGCTCAAGAGTGGAAAGTATTTACTCAGCGGCATGGTGGCTGGTTGTGGCCAATTTATTGGCTGCTACCTTATCGCAGGTTAGTTTGGCTTTCAGTGTTGAGTAAACTGGGATTGACTAAAAACAAAACTCAAGGTGAATAGGATGGTTGATAGAAATGAACTCCGCATTGCTTGGCTTGTCCCGGAAGTGGAACTGGGAGCTTACTGGCAGCCTGTTTTGAGGGAATTTACAAAAATTTTTAAGAATACTGTATTTTATACTGGTCGTGTTTGGTCTGGGTTCGATCCTACGCTGCCGGGAGCATCGGCAATTCAGTTGGTAGGGGAGACTAAATTTGTCGAGACGGAAAAGATAGAAACAGGGTACGATCGCGGATTCATTGTAGTATCGCCTAGTATTATCGGCTATTTGCTAAAATTTAGACCTCATGTGGTCTTTCCCCAAGCTTTCTCTTTGTGGACTGTAATTGTTGCGTTTTTAAAACCGCTACTGAGGTGGAAAATTGCGATTATTTACGATGGTAGTTCCCCAAATACAGACTTTCGAGATTCCAGTTTTAGGACTTTTGTGCGCCGCATCCTTGTGCGGTTTGCCGATGCTTTTGTTGCCAATAGCAATGCGGGGAAAAAATATTTGATGGAAGTTCTCAATGTACCGGAGGATAAAATTTTTACCCGAACCTATCTCGTACCTGACGCGGGAGCTTTGCTGAAACGATTAGATCAAACTCAGCCGCCCAACTTGCAGTTAAAACGCCCGATTTTTCTGTATGTAGGGCGCATTACGGCGAGAAAGGGAATTAAAACGCTTTTAGAAGCTTGCGCTATTCTTAAAAATCAAGGTTATGTTGATTATTCGCTGTTGATTGTTGGCAAGGGAGATCAGCGGGAAGAACTAGAAACATTTATTAAACTGTACGATTTTGAAGAGCAAGTAACGTGGGCGGGATGGGTGGAATATGGAAATTTAGGTGCTTATTTTCAGCAAGCTGATATTTTTGTGTTTCCTACTTTTGAGGATGTCTGGGGTATGGTTGTACCCGAAGCGATGGTGTTGGGAAAACCAGTATTGTGTTCAAAGGGTGCAGCTTCCTGTGAGTTAATTATGTCAGGCGAGAACGGTTATATTTTCGACCCTAGCAGTGCTCAAGAGTTAGCGGAGAAGATGCAAATTTTTATAGATCATCCTGATTTAATTGAGTCGATGGGACAGCGTTCACGACAGATAATCTCTCAAAAAACTCCGGAAACAGCAGCTAAAGCTTATGTCGAAGTTACATCTTTTTTGATGGAGAATATGTGAAGCAAGTTCGGCAACGGATTTTTTAAATGATTTAACGGAGGGATGGAAGAGGAAAGAGGGAAAAATTACCAATTACCAATTACTAATTACGACTTAGCCATGAAAGTTTTATTATCTGCGTTTGCTTGCGAACCGAATCTCGGCTCCGAAGAGGGAGTAGGATGGAATACTGTTATCCAATCTGCTAAATATCACGAAAGTTGGGTATTGACTCGCACGTTTTGTCGATCGTACATTGAAGCAGAACTAGAGCGGAACCCAGTGCCAAACCTGCACTTTGTTTATTTTGATCCGTTTGGGTGGAGCGAAGATTGGAAGGGGAAACAAGGATTGCTGCAACTTCACTACTATCTGTGGCAAATCTGGGCTTATTTTATCGCTCGGAAGCTCGATCGCGAAATCGGTTTTGACACAGTACATCACGTAACTTATGTCAAACATTGGTCTCCAAGTTTCCTGGCACTGTTGCCGCATCCTTTTATTTGGGGGCCTGTGGGGGGTGCAGAAGCAGCACCAAAGCCTTTTTGGGAAGATTTTAGCCGCCGGGGCAAAATTTACGAAACGCTGCGAGCATTGGCTCAAAGCGTAGGAGAACGCGATCCGTTTGTGGGGCTGACAGCGCGCCGCAGTGCTGTGGCGCTGGCAACTACGGAAGAAACCGCAGCCAGACTGCGATTTCTCAAAGCAAAAAACGTGAAGATTTTCTCCCAAGTCGGTTTATCGCAGCAGGAAATTCAAGAACTAGAGCAATTTCCTATCCCGCCGGAGCAACCAATTAGATTCATCAGTGTCGGTCGTCTCTTACACTGGAAAGGGGTACACTTGGGACTCCGTGCATTTGCGGAGGCAAAGCTGGAACAATCGGAATACTGGATTGTGGGAGACGGTCCGGAAAGGCAGCGTTTGGAAGCTTTGGCAACAGAATTGGGAC of Oscillatoria nigro-viridis PCC 7112 contains these proteins:
- a CDS encoding glycosyltransferase family 4 protein — translated: MVDRNELRIAWLVPEVELGAYWQPVLREFTKIFKNTVFYTGRVWSGFDPTLPGASAIQLVGETKFVETEKIETGYDRGFIVVSPSIIGYLLKFRPHVVFPQAFSLWTVIVAFLKPLLRWKIAIIYDGSSPNTDFRDSSFRTFVRRILVRFADAFVANSNAGKKYLMEVLNVPEDKIFTRTYLVPDAGALLKRLDQTQPPNLQLKRPIFLYVGRITARKGIKTLLEACAILKNQGYVDYSLLIVGKGDQREELETFIKLYDFEEQVTWAGWVEYGNLGAYFQQADIFVFPTFEDVWGMVVPEAMVLGKPVLCSKGAASCELIMSGENGYIFDPSSAQELAEKMQIFIDHPDLIESMGQRSRQIISQKTPETAAKAYVEVTSFLMENM
- a CDS encoding hemolytic protein HlpA — protein: MFNYQIQTPVAFIIFKRPDTTARVFEAIRQAKPPKLLVIADGPRPDRAGEDRECAAARAIIDQVDWDCEVLKNYADVNLGCRLRVSSGMNWVFDQVEEAIILEDDCLPHPTFFRFAEELLERYRDARRILSISGQNVQFGRKRTDYSYYFSRYNHCWSWASWRRAWQHYDLDMKLWPEIRDGNFLMDVLGDSHAVKVWTNTFQLCYEKKLQSWAFQWTFASFIQNGMNILANVNLASNIGHGVGGTNTEDVNSPYSNMPVEAIIFPMKHPAFAIRDVQADNFTENTLYDYDPPLLRKVQKKVNKIFKKSGKVS
- a CDS encoding glycosyltransferase family 4 protein — encoded protein: MEEERGKNYQLPITNYDLAMKVLLSAFACEPNLGSEEGVGWNTVIQSAKYHESWVLTRTFCRSYIEAELERNPVPNLHFVYFDPFGWSEDWKGKQGLLQLHYYLWQIWAYFIARKLDREIGFDTVHHVTYVKHWSPSFLALLPHPFIWGPVGGAEAAPKPFWEDFSRRGKIYETLRALAQSVGERDPFVGLTARRSAVALATTEETAARLRFLKAKNVKIFSQVGLSQQEIQELEQFPIPPEQPIRFISVGRLLHWKGVHLGLRAFAEAKLEQSEYWIVGDGPERQRLEALATELGLANKVFFWGTLSRTETLSKMGESHVLLHPSLHDSGGFVCTEMMGVGRPTICLDLGGPATQVTAQTGIKVAATDPDRTVQGLAEAIVCLAQDRELRDRLGRSGQTRVREIYDWNIKGKFFAQLCEDVLDGKSG
- a CDS encoding glycosyltransferase family 2 protein; translated protein: MNRTKIAALLTCFNRKEKTLACLDALFKQALPADVDILGYLVDDASTDGTSEAVRQTYPQVKIFSGDGNLFWNGGMRGAFTEAMKDDPDYYLWLNDDTLIYPETVSVLLETTQKLSEKGETKAIVSGSTCDPETGQTTYGGVVRNNPLHPFRYGILEPTKEPQMCDTMHGNCVLIPRSVVQTVGNLDPAFVHYIGDWDYGLRARQKGCTVWIAPGYLGTCSLNPQVTKTAADNLSEGLDKMSKPKGLSFKDTTLQPAQEWKVFTQRHGGWLWPIYWLLPYRRLVWLSVLSKLGLTKNKTQGE
- a CDS encoding glycosyltransferase family 4 protein, which translates into the protein MKVVLLNSSDSEGGAARAAYRLHQGFQGIGVSSQMLVKNKSSGDRNVISSQNSIANKFDKIISTLSNAPLRFYPERNPGIFSTQWLPDSLPDQVAKLEPDIINLHWVCGGYLQVESIPKFNQPLVWTLHDMWPFTGGCHYSEDCDRYTQSCGSCPQLHNNKDSDLSRWVWQRKAKAWKKLNLTLVSPSVWLAKCANSSSLFKNFRVEVIPNGINTQKYKPINRHWARAILNLPQDKQIVLFGGAGGTGDRWKGFNLLVPALQSLSKSGWKDRIELLVFGSSEPENPIELGFKTNYLGRLADDISLATVYAAADIFVAPSVIDNLPNTVMEALACGIPSAAFHIGGLPDMIEHCSNGYLAKPYETEDLARGIAWVLEDPNRHQKLCIRARQKVEKEFTLQIQAKRYLSIFNELLSTLK
- a CDS encoding flippase encodes the protein MLDKLAGIGQKLGPGLRQVLSNIAWLFTDQILQMGLGLVVGLWVARYLGPTQFGLLNYAIAFVSLFSSVATMGLGTLVVRNIARDPECKNETLGTAFGLQFTGGCITLVLTVTVIALLKPNDTLTRWLVGIIAAGTIFNAFEAINFWFQSQIQSKYTVLAKNSVCFLVAAVRIGLVTIKAPLLAFAWVRLAEVALVGMAYVYFYKLTGNKIKDWQFSWDRSKELLSESWPIILSGLAIYLYSKTDQIMLGAMNKNAELGYYAAAVKISEICDFLPMILSSSIFPKLANLRKTNYEEYLNKFQIYSDIMIFLWLGVAIPISLLSPWIVHLLYGENYAKSAAVLSLYVWAQFGSNFGVARSTYLNIEAQLRYGLYLTVVGSIFNVALNFWLIPKYGAFGATMATLITYFYVIILVNFLIKELRPFANFIWRSLNLYKAACRIRGLVK